A stretch of DNA from Leptospira wolffii serovar Khorat str. Khorat-H2:
TAGACTTCGTAAGCGGGTTTCCATATCGGCCTTTCCGGTCTTCCTAGTTTCTTTTCCCAGCGAGGCTCGGATGTAGATTCCTGTTGGGAAGGCGAAGGAATTCTCTGGCCTCCCTTACAGCTTAGTAGAAGAATAAAGAGACTAATTAAGAATCGCATTCCATTTTCTAGTGAGAGACTTTCACCTGAATGATTTCCCGGACGGCGCGCTCCATCTCCGACTTTACTTCCGCCGTTTTCTCGAATACATATGCATCGAATAACGCAGGGAGAGATTCCGGATCCGCGATAATACGGATAGTGTCCACCGCTTGCAGTCGTAGAGGAAGTTTTTCCTTTTTATTGGAAGCATAAGTGATGAGAGCGGGAACGGAAGTCTTATCTTTCAATTCTCCCAAGGCGCGCAAGACTGATAATTTTACTTCGTTGGATTTTTCCTTCTCGAAAATCCGTTTCAATTCGGAAGAACCGGGATTGAAACCCAATTTTCCCATGGCCTCCGCGGACCTGGACCTGAGAGCCGGGTCCTTATCTCCGTCCAAAACGGCAAGAAGTCCCTGCCCGCCTCCATGAGCTCCCAGCTCCAGAAGGAGGTCTATGAGCCTCGCTTTTAAAACAGGCACATTTTCTTTGGCAAGTTGCTCCGAAACGGACTTGGCTCCGGGTTTATCATTCAAGAAGAATAATGCTTCCGCGCTGACCTTTCTGATATCAGGATTCGGTTCAGTAATTCCCTTATAAAAGAGACTGATATATTGGCGGCTCTTCCTATTTTTGAGAATTTCCAAGGCCTGGATACGCACGTCCTCGTCCGGGTCGCTCGCCGCCATCTTGGGAATCAGTCCCCGATTGTCTGGAATATTATTTTTCTGCAATATTACGAAAAATTTCTTACGCAACCCCGGGCTATCGTCGGAGGAGAATTTTTGGATCAGATTCTGCACTCTCTCGTCCTTGATCCATACGGAGGACTCCAAAAAATATTCCCTGTAGATCGGATTGGAGGAAATCGCCATATCCAGTACGTGAGGCATGGCGCGGTCATCCTTGATGGTTTGCACATAACGATAC
This window harbors:
- a CDS encoding HEAT repeat domain-containing protein, with the protein product MLFFCFVFILSHALLGEEIKDPFKESILSKGRSQARTITEIKSKSRLDLVKELPKIASDPEAREDSIFAILSLYSELEDLDNLAPTWAPELDATFKNTKNVEIQRRILELAERKKEKRLIYAVIAGLTHSEFEVRQLAYRYVQTIKDDRAMPHVLDMAISSNPIYREYFLESSVWIKDERVQNLIQKFSSDDSPGLRKKFFVILQKNNIPDNRGLIPKMAASDPDEDVRIQALEILKNRKSRQYISLFYKGITEPNPDIRKVSAEALFFLNDKPGAKSVSEQLAKENVPVLKARLIDLLLELGAHGGGQGLLAVLDGDKDPALRSRSAEAMGKLGFNPGSSELKRIFEKEKSNEVKLSVLRALGELKDKTSVPALITYASNKKEKLPLRLQAVDTIRIIADPESLPALFDAYVFEKTAEVKSEMERAVREIIQVKVSH